In Nitrosophilus labii, the following proteins share a genomic window:
- a CDS encoding adenylate kinase: MKKLFLIIGAPGSGKTTDAEIIAKRNGDIVAHYSTGELLREEVKKGTALGATIASYIDNGKLVPLEIVIDTIVSAIKNSDKDVILIDGFPRSVEQMNALDEILDKNPDIKLEAVIEVVVSEETAKERVLGRARGADDNEEVFKNRMKVYLEPLAAIEKFYEEKGVLKKIDGERGIEEIVDEMEEFIKSKI; this comes from the coding sequence ATGAAAAAACTTTTTTTAATCATAGGAGCGCCGGGAAGCGGTAAAACCACGGATGCGGAGATCATAGCAAAAAGAAACGGTGATATAGTGGCTCACTACTCTACTGGAGAGCTTTTGAGAGAAGAGGTTAAAAAAGGAACTGCTTTAGGCGCTACTATAGCAAGTTATATAGATAACGGTAAGCTAGTTCCTTTAGAGATAGTTATCGATACTATAGTAAGCGCTATAAAAAATAGCGATAAAGATGTTATCCTAATAGACGGATTTCCAAGAAGTGTAGAGCAGATGAATGCACTAGATGAAATACTAGATAAAAATCCAGATATTAAACTAGAAGCGGTTATAGAAGTAGTAGTTAGTGAAGAGACGGCAAAAGAGAGAGTTTTGGGAAGAGCAAGAGGCGCGGATGATAACGAAGAGGTTTTCAAAAACAGGATGAAAGTCTATCTAGAGCCGCTTGCCGCAATAGAAAAGTTTTATGAAGAAAAGGGAGTCCTTAAAAAAATCGACGGTGAGAGAGGTATAGAAGAGATAGTTGACGAGATGGAGGAGTTTATAAAAAGTAAAATATAG
- a CDS encoding c-type cytochrome, which yields MKKSLLVAALLATYSFAYSAKGMVTYKKLCSSCHGPAFKGAAMLESEEWKEMFDNSAQNLKNIHKYDKSATKKINSSYFERRMKALRDFMMNNARDKGVVRSCDGLNCG from the coding sequence ATGAAAAAATCTCTGCTTGTAGCGGCACTATTGGCAACTTATAGCTTTGCTTATAGCGCCAAAGGTATGGTTACCTACAAAAAACTCTGCTCCTCTTGTCACGGGCCGGCCTTTAAAGGCGCGGCAATGTTAGAGAGCGAAGAGTGGAAAGAGATGTTTGATAATAGCGCCCAAAATCTAAAAAATATCCATAAATATGATAAAAGCGCTACTAAAAAGATTAATAGCAGCTATTTTGAAAGAAGGATGAAAGCGCTAAGAGACTTTATGATGAACAATGCTCGGGATAAGGGAGTCGTAAGAAGCTGCGACGGATTAAATTGCGGATAA
- a CDS encoding carboxymuconolactone decarboxylase family protein, with the protein MAYIKLPEFEEMDPQIQEKARPILEKTGKLGEIFKLLAIRKDIYEATDTMVQSYLLKETELPYSIKESIALLISKENSCKMCVDVHKGIAKMLGMQEEEIEEVLKGVDAMNVDEKTKALLNFCIRASKKDNYKITKEDIERLKDMGWSESQILEAVAITGYFNYINTLSNVFGLSEG; encoded by the coding sequence ATGGCATATATAAAACTACCGGAATTTGAAGAGATGGACCCGCAAATTCAAGAAAAAGCTAGACCTATATTGGAAAAAACGGGAAAACTTGGAGAGATTTTCAAACTGTTAGCTATCAGAAAAGATATATATGAAGCAACGGATACTATGGTGCAGTCATATCTTTTAAAAGAGACTGAACTTCCTTACAGTATAAAAGAGTCTATAGCGCTTTTAATCTCAAAAGAGAATAGCTGTAAAATGTGCGTAGATGTACATAAAGGTATTGCCAAAATGTTAGGAATGCAAGAAGAAGAGATTGAAGAAGTCCTAAAAGGAGTAGATGCAATGAATGTAGATGAAAAGACAAAAGCTCTTTTAAATTTTTGTATAAGGGCATCCAAAAAAGATAACTACAAAATCACAAAAGAGGATATTGAGAGATTAAAAGATATGGGTTGGAGCGAATCTCAAATCTTAGAGGCCGTAGCGATTACGGGATATTTTAACTATATAAATACGCTCTCAAACGTATTTGGACTCAGTGAAGGATAA
- the aspS gene encoding aspartate--tRNA ligase, with translation MRTDYCAELNENDIGKEVVLCGWANSYRDHGGVIFIDLRDKSGIVQLVCDPADSQNAHKVATEVRDEYVLIAKGKVRLRGEGLENPKLKTGKIEVVVEELTIENRSEPTPFVLGDENVNEEIRLKYRYLDLRTKKAFDTFKLRSKAAIAARNFLDANGFLEVETPILTKSTPEGARDYLVPSRLYPGEFYALPQSPQLFKQLLMVSGFDRYFQIAKCFRDEDLRADRQPEFTQIDVEMSFCTEDDVIEVAEGLIKTIFAACGINIKTPFRRMPYKEAMESYGTDKPDLRFDLKLVDVIDIFENTQLKVFREIAQFKNLNRIKALPVPGGDKLTRKEIDYLTEFVAKFGAKGLAWVKVKENGELQGPIVKFLSEEEKSALIERTEVKAGDLIFFGAGSKKVVLDYMGRLRDKLGDILNLKDPSRYEFLWVVDFPMFEIEEGHVKVKALHHPFTMPKNIDKEEIEDITSEAYDMVVNGVELGGGSIRIHKLQIQKKVFEILGISEEEANEKFGFLLEALKFGAPPHGGFAIGFDRLIMLLTKRDNIRDVIAFPKTQKAQCLLTNAPSPVETEQLKELHIRVRESKKV, from the coding sequence TTGAGAACAGACTATTGTGCGGAACTAAATGAGAATGATATTGGAAAAGAGGTAGTTCTTTGCGGTTGGGCAAACAGCTACAGAGACCACGGCGGAGTTATTTTCATAGACCTAAGAGACAAAAGTGGTATCGTACAGCTTGTCTGCGATCCGGCCGATAGCCAAAATGCTCACAAAGTAGCCACAGAAGTAAGAGACGAATATGTTTTGATAGCCAAAGGAAAAGTCAGACTAAGAGGCGAAGGACTTGAAAACCCAAAACTTAAAACCGGCAAGATAGAAGTTGTAGTCGAAGAGTTAACCATTGAAAACAGAAGCGAACCTACGCCTTTTGTTTTAGGCGATGAAAACGTAAACGAAGAGATAAGATTAAAATACAGATATTTAGATCTTAGAACAAAAAAGGCTTTCGACACTTTTAAACTTAGAAGTAAAGCGGCTATCGCAGCTAGAAACTTTTTAGATGCAAACGGCTTTTTGGAGGTTGAAACTCCTATACTAACAAAATCTACTCCAGAAGGCGCAAGAGACTATCTTGTTCCAAGCAGACTTTATCCGGGAGAGTTTTACGCCCTTCCACAATCTCCTCAACTTTTCAAACAGCTTTTGATGGTTAGCGGATTTGACAGATATTTTCAGATTGCTAAATGCTTCAGAGACGAGGATCTAAGAGCTGACAGACAGCCAGAATTTACCCAGATAGATGTAGAGATGAGTTTTTGCACCGAAGATGATGTTATAGAGGTGGCAGAGGGACTTATAAAAACTATATTTGCGGCTTGCGGCATAAACATAAAAACTCCTTTTAGAAGAATGCCGTACAAAGAGGCTATGGAAAGTTACGGAACCGATAAACCTGACCTTAGATTTGATCTAAAACTTGTTGACGTAATAGATATCTTTGAAAATACACAACTAAAAGTCTTTAGGGAGATTGCGCAGTTTAAAAATCTAAACCGTATCAAAGCCCTCCCTGTTCCGGGAGGAGATAAACTAACTAGAAAAGAGATTGACTACTTAACTGAGTTTGTAGCAAAATTTGGTGCAAAAGGTCTTGCGTGGGTTAAAGTAAAAGAGAACGGAGAACTTCAAGGTCCTATAGTGAAATTTTTAAGCGAAGAGGAAAAGAGCGCTTTGATAGAAAGAACCGAGGTTAAAGCAGGCGATCTTATCTTTTTTGGAGCCGGTAGTAAAAAGGTAGTTTTAGACTATATGGGAAGACTTAGAGATAAACTTGGCGATATTTTAAATCTTAAAGATCCTTCTAGATATGAGTTTTTATGGGTTGTAGACTTTCCGATGTTTGAAATCGAAGAGGGACATGTCAAAGTAAAAGCACTTCACCACCCATTTACAATGCCTAAAAACATAGATAAAGAAGAGATAGAAGATATTACGAGCGAAGCATACGATATGGTAGTAAACGGGGTAGAACTTGGAGGAGGCAGTATAAGGATACACAAACTCCAGATACAGAAAAAAGTTTTCGAAATTTTGGGTATAAGCGAAGAAGAAGCTAACGAAAAATTTGGATTTTTGCTTGAAGCATTGAAGTTTGGCGCACCTCCTCACGGCGGTTTTGCGATAGGTTTTGATAGACTTATTATGCTTTTAACTAAAAGAGACAACATAAGAGACGTCATAGCCTTTCCAAAAACCCAAAAGGCTCAATGTTTGCTTACAAACGCGCCAAGTCCGGTAGAAACAGAACAATTAAAAGAGTTACACATAAGAGTGAGAGAATCCAAAAAAGTATGA
- a CDS encoding AAA family ATPase, translating to MIERLYLKDCLSFREAELEFKDGLIVFTGPSGAGKSVLINSILALFGLKAPQAKISEITLTNDTDLERFGFDNEEIIVVKGIKKEKVRFFLNSQMISKRVLKEVFKERVGYLSQKDENIFKNQNILKIIDDICEKKFEKFSTLKEEFKEKFLKYKDIEDRLCRILEDEKRVNELMEFAKFEIEKIDKISPKIGEYEELLQIKKELSKREKIEEAINRAEGIFEYESMVYEALDKIGKDSSFFDEAMNELRSIFEDQKNRLFELDNIEIEDVLNRLEELSELKRRYGSIEDALEYKEEKIKELREYENLSFEKSNLEKDKSELKRVLKSLSEEISKFRQEAIKSLKEDINSYTKELKLPFVDFRYEKKELDIEGEDFFKIELKGVGFENISSGEFNRLRLALLASWSRYKQTKGQILILDEIDANVSGEESMGIAKILKKLSKSYQIFAISHQAQLSSVANQHFLVVRENEESRVLELDFEKKIDEIARIISGENITKEAKEFARRILSRK from the coding sequence TTGATAGAGAGACTTTATCTAAAAGATTGCCTCTCTTTTAGGGAGGCTGAACTTGAATTTAAAGATGGACTTATAGTTTTTACAGGTCCTAGTGGTGCCGGTAAATCGGTACTTATAAATTCCATTTTGGCTCTTTTTGGACTTAAGGCTCCCCAAGCTAAAATAAGCGAGATCACTTTAACAAACGATACTGATCTTGAGAGATTTGGTTTTGATAACGAAGAGATAATAGTTGTTAAAGGGATCAAGAAGGAGAAAGTTCGATTTTTTTTGAACTCGCAAATGATCTCTAAAAGGGTTTTAAAAGAGGTTTTCAAAGAGAGGGTTGGATATCTGAGTCAAAAAGATGAAAATATATTTAAAAATCAAAATATTTTAAAGATTATAGATGATATTTGCGAAAAAAAATTTGAAAAATTTTCAACTTTGAAAGAGGAGTTTAAAGAGAAGTTTTTAAAATATAAAGATATAGAAGATAGATTATGTAGAATATTAGAAGATGAAAAAAGAGTAAACGAACTTATGGAGTTTGCTAAGTTCGAGATAGAAAAGATTGATAAAATTTCACCGAAAATAGGCGAATACGAAGAGTTGTTACAGATAAAAAAAGAGCTCTCCAAAAGAGAGAAGATAGAAGAGGCTATAAATAGAGCCGAAGGCATTTTTGAATACGAATCAATGGTGTATGAAGCGTTAGATAAAATAGGAAAGGATTCATCCTTTTTCGATGAGGCTATGAACGAGTTAAGGTCTATTTTTGAAGACCAAAAAAATAGACTTTTTGAGCTTGATAATATTGAAATAGAGGATGTGTTAAACAGATTAGAAGAGTTATCTGAGCTTAAAAGAAGATATGGCTCAATCGAAGATGCACTTGAATATAAAGAGGAAAAGATAAAAGAGTTAAGAGAGTATGAAAATCTAAGTTTTGAAAAAAGCAATCTGGAAAAAGATAAAAGTGAGCTAAAAAGAGTTTTAAAGAGTTTATCTGAAGAGATATCAAAATTTAGACAAGAAGCCATAAAAAGTCTAAAGGAGGATATCAACTCCTATACTAAAGAGTTAAAACTCCCTTTTGTAGATTTTAGATATGAAAAAAAAGAGTTGGATATCGAAGGAGAAGATTTTTTTAAAATAGAACTAAAAGGTGTGGGTTTTGAAAATATAAGTTCCGGGGAGTTTAATAGATTGAGGTTGGCTCTACTTGCTTCTTGGAGCAGATATAAACAAACTAAGGGACAAATACTTATTTTAGATGAGATAGACGCAAATGTAAGCGGTGAAGAGTCTATGGGTATAGCTAAGATTTTGAAAAAACTCTCTAAAAGTTATCAGATTTTTGCCATATCTCATCAAGCGCAGCTTAGTTCTGTAGCCAATCAGCATTTTTTAGTTGTTAGAGAAAATGAAGAGAGTAGAGTTTTAGAGCTCGATTTTGAAAAAAAGATAGATGAGATAGCAAGAATCATAAGCGGAGAGAATATTACAAAAGAGGCAAAAGAGTTTGCTAGAAGGATTTTGAGTAGGAAATAA
- a CDS encoding N-acetylmuramoyl-L-alanine amidase family protein: protein MLDQANELLRSKNQQSIIKSYNSFKTLYIRSILESDENLKKEALKGLIESSKKLGFDYRDYEQELKRLSSKSENVPKKVVKVEKKIKKDIKKESIDSSKKIVLKSIKLKKGEVELYFSDLLDKNSIKSFILADKKSSIYKKVFDIKSIWPYPKREYSLRSVKKMKIAQFNKDWARVVFEDNKPIKIDFNIEKDVLKIFLNGNKKKEEKVVEKDKKYDYRFYRTQKTIVIDPGHGGKDAGAVGYKRKKEKDAVLAVAKKLYKELKNRGYKVYLTRTKDYFVELRNRTKYANRRMADIFISIHANAAPKKSKYLSMRGIETFFLSPARSKRAKRVAALENRADLDSMGYFSKMTFLNFLNREKIIASNKLAIDIQKGMLYNLRKHFKDVQDGGVREGPFWVLVGAQMPSVLIEIGYITNPTEARRIFNPYYQTLLAKGIADGIDSYFEKNR, encoded by the coding sequence ATGTTGGATCAGGCAAACGAGTTATTAAGATCCAAAAATCAGCAATCTATAATAAAATCATACAATAGTTTTAAGACCTTATATATTCGTTCTATTTTAGAATCGGACGAGAATCTAAAAAAAGAGGCTTTAAAGGGGCTTATTGAGAGTTCTAAGAAGCTTGGTTTTGATTATAGAGATTATGAACAGGAGCTAAAGAGATTATCTAGCAAGTCTGAAAATGTTCCAAAAAAAGTTGTAAAGGTTGAGAAAAAGATTAAAAAAGATATAAAAAAAGAGAGTATAGATAGCTCTAAAAAAATTGTACTCAAATCTATAAAACTAAAAAAAGGTGAAGTGGAGTTATATTTTTCCGATCTTTTGGATAAAAATAGTATAAAAAGTTTTATTTTAGCCGATAAAAAAAGTTCAATATATAAAAAAGTTTTTGATATAAAGTCAATCTGGCCTTATCCTAAGAGAGAGTACTCTCTAAGAAGCGTAAAAAAGATGAAGATCGCTCAATTTAACAAAGATTGGGCGAGAGTCGTATTTGAAGATAACAAACCTATTAAAATAGATTTTAATATAGAAAAAGATGTTTTAAAGATCTTTTTAAACGGCAATAAAAAAAAGGAAGAAAAAGTCGTAGAAAAAGATAAAAAGTATGACTATCGATTTTATAGAACTCAAAAAACTATTGTTATCGATCCAGGACACGGCGGAAAGGACGCCGGCGCAGTTGGTTATAAAAGAAAAAAAGAGAAAGATGCCGTTTTAGCCGTAGCTAAAAAGTTATACAAAGAGCTAAAAAATAGAGGATACAAAGTATATCTAACAAGAACGAAAGACTACTTTGTAGAACTAAGAAACAGAACAAAATACGCAAACAGAAGAATGGCTGATATATTTATATCTATACATGCCAATGCTGCGCCTAAAAAGAGCAAATATCTTAGTATGAGAGGTATTGAGACGTTCTTTTTATCGCCGGCTAGAAGCAAAAGAGCAAAAAGGGTAGCCGCTTTAGAAAACAGAGCCGATTTGGACTCAATGGGATATTTTTCTAAAATGACTTTTTTGAATTTTTTAAATAGAGAAAAGATAATAGCCTCAAACAAACTTGCTATAGATATCCAAAAAGGGATGCTTTATAATCTTAGAAAACATTTTAAAGATGTTCAAGACGGAGGTGTAAGAGAGGGGCCTTTTTGGGTTTTAGTCGGCGCTCAGATGCCTTCAGTTTTGATAGAGATAGGTTATATTACAAATCCAACCGAAGCAAGAAGGATCTTTAATCCATATTATCAAACATTGCTTGCTAAAGGTATAGCCGACGGTATAGATAGCTATTTTGAGAAAAATAGATAG
- the ppa gene encoding inorganic diphosphatase: MDINKIGHGENPEKVHALIEIPYGSNVKYEIDKESGAIFVDRVLYSAMFYPANYGFVPNTLAADGDPADILVLNEYPLQAGSVIKCRLIGVLIMEDESGMDEKLLAVPVSKVDPKYDEIKDIEDLPKSTLEKIKNFFETYKMLEPNKWVKVKDYKGKEEAEKILQEAIENYK; this comes from the coding sequence ATGGATATTAACAAAATAGGACACGGTGAAAATCCGGAAAAAGTTCACGCCCTTATAGAGATACCTTACGGTTCAAACGTCAAATACGAAATAGACAAAGAAAGCGGCGCCATCTTTGTAGATAGGGTACTTTATAGCGCTATGTTTTATCCTGCAAACTACGGTTTTGTTCCAAATACGTTGGCCGCTGACGGCGATCCAGCAGATATTTTGGTTTTAAACGAATACCCTTTACAAGCCGGAAGCGTTATAAAATGTAGACTTATAGGCGTTTTGATCATGGAAGATGAAAGCGGTATGGATGAAAAACTTCTAGCTGTACCCGTTAGCAAAGTAGATCCAAAATATGATGAGATTAAAGATATTGAAGATCTTCCAAAATCTACCTTGGAAAAGATTAAAAACTTCTTTGAGACATACAAAATGCTAGAACCAAACAAATGGGTAAAAGTTAAAGATTACAAGGGAAAAGAGGAAGCGGAAAAAATTCTTCAAGAGGCTATAGAAAACTACAAATAA
- a CDS encoding TetR/AcrR family transcriptional regulator produces the protein MNTKEKILQTALKLFNDNDTKSITTNHIAKAAGISPGNLYYHFKNKEDIIRALYRQMRDIIDFENKRLPDDLCEMKNYCDFVAKTWWEYRFLRKELLLLINRDKHLANEVLEDNKKQYEKLLKLISHLIEKGCLKEIPKETITYLADTIMLYSQFWTPYLLLLGEKVDKKSVKRVTEQIERVFYPYLTEKSFKNLQECKS, from the coding sequence GTGAATACTAAAGAGAAAATTTTACAGACGGCTCTGAAACTATTTAACGACAACGATACAAAAAGTATAACCACAAACCACATAGCAAAGGCCGCAGGCATAAGTCCCGGAAACCTTTACTACCACTTTAAAAACAAAGAGGATATTATAAGGGCATTATATCGACAGATGAGAGATATTATCGACTTCGAAAACAAAAGGTTGCCTGACGATTTGTGCGAAATGAAAAATTATTGCGATTTTGTAGCAAAAACTTGGTGGGAGTACCGTTTCCTTAGAAAAGAGTTACTACTGTTGATAAATAGAGATAAACATTTGGCAAATGAGGTTTTAGAAGATAACAAAAAACAGTATGAAAAACTTTTAAAGCTTATTTCACATCTTATTGAAAAAGGGTGTCTTAAAGAGATTCCAAAAGAGACTATCACATACTTAGCAGATACTATTATGTTGTACAGTCAATTTTGGACTCCATATCTACTTCTTTTGGGAGAAAAAGTCGATAAAAAAAGCGTAAAAAGAGTCACTGAACAGATAGAGAGGGTTTTTTACCCATATCTTACGGAAAAATCGTTCAAAAACTTACAAGAGTGCAAATCATAA
- a CDS encoding NAD(+)/NADH kinase, whose amino-acid sequence MEIKRVGIVLRPSAPDLKELFFKIKNAFEKEGIEVLIDSISASMIGVLGQEFDVLCKKSDILTSIGGDGTLISLVRRSYRYHKPVLGIYVGKLGFLTDVLPDEIEDFIKKLKKNQVRIDNRMMMEASISGKDEKMFSFNDIVITRQAISKMIHIDAFIDKKWFNTYYGDGLIISTPTGSTAYNLASGGPVVYPLTNAYILTPICPHSLTQRPLVLPAEFEIQIKTKSENALMVVDGQEIYEFSPNETITIKRAQIGAKLIHRLERNYFEVLREKLHWGM is encoded by the coding sequence ATGGAGATTAAAAGAGTCGGTATCGTATTGAGACCATCCGCACCCGATCTAAAAGAGCTTTTTTTTAAGATAAAAAACGCTTTTGAAAAAGAGGGGATAGAGGTTCTTATAGATAGTATAAGTGCATCGATGATCGGTGTTTTAGGACAAGAGTTTGACGTATTATGTAAAAAGAGCGATATTTTGACCTCAATAGGAGGCGATGGGACACTTATCTCTTTAGTTAGAAGAAGCTACAGATACCACAAACCTGTTCTTGGAATATATGTGGGAAAACTAGGATTTTTAACGGATGTTTTACCGGATGAGATAGAAGATTTCATAAAAAAATTGAAAAAAAATCAAGTTAGGATAGATAACAGAATGATGATGGAAGCGTCTATTAGCGGTAAAGATGAAAAAATGTTCTCCTTTAACGACATAGTTATAACTAGACAAGCTATTTCAAAAATGATACATATAGACGCATTTATAGATAAAAAATGGTTCAATACTTACTACGGAGATGGACTTATCATATCAACGCCTACAGGCTCAACAGCTTACAATCTAGCTTCGGGCGGTCCTGTTGTTTATCCTTTGACTAACGCATATATTTTAACGCCAATCTGTCCACACTCACTTACTCAAAGACCTTTAGTGCTTCCAGCGGAGTTTGAGATACAGATAAAAACGAAGAGCGAAAACGCATTAATGGTTGTGGACGGCCAAGAGATTTATGAGTTTTCTCCAAATGAGACTATAACCATAAAAAGGGCTCAGATAGGAGCTAAACTGATCCATAGACTCGAGAGAAACTATTTTGAGGTTTTAAGAGAGAAACTTCATTGGGGGATGTAG
- a CDS encoding FeoA family protein — MKLIEAKSGDIVKVVGYDGECDEFKCHLNAMGFIIGDVIKVLNKGFFGPIQIEANGTKIAMCRGQAEKILVEKIR, encoded by the coding sequence ATGAAACTGATTGAGGCTAAAAGCGGAGATATAGTAAAAGTTGTTGGATACGACGGTGAATGCGACGAGTTTAAATGTCATCTAAACGCGATGGGATTTATAATAGGTGATGTTATAAAAGTACTCAATAAGGGTTTTTTTGGTCCGATTCAAATAGAAGCAAACGGAACCAAAATAGCGATGTGTAGAGGCCAAGCCGAAAAGATACTCGTCGAAAAAATCAGATAG
- a CDS encoding thioredoxin family protein: protein MKKFLFLLIPFLLFASQIEWERDFNIALNRANKEKKPLMVFFESHNCKWCEKMLHTTFKNKQIIKRINHNFVPIKVYNNEKRLPKYINSKITPTTFFITSKGGNIIRPVLGYWDEESFLSFLDDVERRLSKSK, encoded by the coding sequence ATGAAAAAGTTTTTGTTTTTATTGATACCTTTTTTGCTTTTTGCTTCTCAAATAGAGTGGGAGAGAGACTTTAACATCGCTTTAAATAGAGCAAACAAGGAAAAAAAGCCGTTGATGGTTTTTTTCGAGAGTCACAACTGTAAATGGTGCGAAAAGATGTTGCACACTACTTTCAAAAATAAACAAATTATAAAACGGATAAATCATAATTTTGTACCCATAAAAGTTTATAATAACGAAAAGAGACTACCAAAATATATCAACTCTAAAATCACTCCTACCACCTTTTTTATAACATCTAAAGGAGGAAACATTATAAGACCAGTTTTAGGGTATTGGGACGAAGAATCTTTTCTCTCTTTTTTGGACGATGTTGAAAGAAGACTCTCCAAATCAAAATAG
- a CDS encoding competence/damage-inducible protein A → MAIKNPNFYLVIIGTEILNGRREDKHFNFVKNELLKRGWELTASFIITDKPSFIEEIFKLVKKDPNGVMFSFGGIGATPDDFTREIAAKVFRNSSMETNQEAKNLIINQFKEKAYPHRINMANLPINSGLLPNPINNVPGFFLDERYFFVPGFPQMSHPMIKYALDRFYPKAPNKHRFTICVEASENDLMDIMEMIPKNIEFSSLPAIEKGTYKDVISIASYDENEAKRWIDFFIEEVKKRGFKYHKGTNCI, encoded by the coding sequence ATGGCGATCAAAAACCCAAATTTCTATCTTGTAATCATCGGAACCGAAATACTAAACGGCAGAAGAGAGGATAAACACTTTAATTTCGTAAAAAACGAGCTTTTAAAAAGAGGCTGGGAGCTTACCGCCTCTTTTATCATAACCGACAAACCATCCTTTATCGAAGAGATCTTTAAACTAGTCAAAAAAGATCCCAACGGCGTAATGTTCAGTTTTGGCGGTATCGGAGCCACTCCAGACGACTTTACGAGAGAAATAGCGGCCAAAGTGTTTAGAAACTCATCAATGGAAACTAACCAGGAGGCTAAAAATCTAATAATAAATCAATTTAAAGAAAAAGCCTATCCACATAGGATAAATATGGCAAATCTCCCCATAAACTCAGGGCTTTTACCAAATCCGATAAATAACGTTCCTGGATTTTTTCTAGATGAGAGATATTTTTTTGTTCCCGGATTTCCCCAAATGTCGCACCCCATGATCAAGTACGCTCTTGATAGATTTTATCCAAAAGCCCCTAATAAACATAGATTTACTATATGTGTAGAAGCAAGTGAAAATGATCTTATGGATATAATGGAAATGATACCTAAAAATATAGAATTCTCTTCTTTGCCGGCAATTGAAAAGGGCACATATAAAGATGTTATCTCTATTGCCTCTTATGATGAAAATGAGGCGAAAAGATGGATAGATTTCTTTATCGAAGAAGTAAAAAAGAGAGGTTTTAAATATCACAAAGGTACAAATTGCATATAG
- a CDS encoding TatD family hydrolase, whose protein sequence is MLIDTHCHLDDERFEEDLDEVIKRAFKNGVKAFVIPGADPDDLEKAKNISERYDEIFFAAGVHPYEIEKFDERALKEYLKHPKCIAVGECGLDYYRLPKDETEKKEEKERQKEIFSKHIKLAKEVQKPLIVHIREASFDSKEILINNGAKDVGGVLHCFNASEILLELSNYGFYFGIGGVITFKNAKKLVNILPKIPKDKIVLETDAPYLTPHPYRGKRNEPAYTLYVAQKIAEILGMDLADVCSITIKNAKRVFKELEKIV, encoded by the coding sequence TTGTTAATCGATACTCATTGCCATCTTGATGATGAAAGATTTGAAGAAGATCTAGATGAGGTAATAAAAAGAGCTTTTAAAAACGGTGTAAAAGCTTTTGTGATCCCAGGAGCCGATCCCGATGATCTAGAAAAAGCAAAAAATATAAGCGAGAGGTACGATGAGATCTTTTTTGCCGCGGGGGTTCATCCCTATGAGATAGAAAAATTTGACGAAAGAGCGCTCAAAGAGTATTTAAAACATCCAAAATGTATAGCGGTTGGGGAGTGTGGGTTGGATTATTACAGACTTCCAAAAGATGAAACGGAGAAAAAAGAGGAAAAAGAGAGACAAAAAGAGATTTTTTCTAAACATATAAAGTTAGCTAAAGAAGTCCAAAAACCTTTAATAGTTCATATCAGAGAGGCAAGTTTTGACTCTAAAGAGATCTTAATCAATAACGGAGCCAAAGATGTTGGAGGAGTATTGCACTGTTTCAATGCCAGCGAGATTTTACTTGAACTCTCAAATTACGGTTTTTATTTTGGTATAGGCGGTGTTATTACCTTTAAAAATGCGAAAAAACTTGTAAATATTTTGCCAAAAATCCCAAAAGATAAAATCGTTTTAGAAACTGACGCTCCATATTTGACTCCACATCCTTATAGAGGAAAAAGAAATGAGCCAGCTTATACACTTTATGTGGCTCAAAAAATTGCAGAAATTTTAGGTATGGATCTTGCAGATGTATGTAGTATTACTATTAAAAATGCCAAAAGAGTATTTAAAGAGCTGGAAAAAATTGTATAA
- a CDS encoding DUF503 family protein, with the protein MHIVNLLITLDLPYVESLKGRRKILNSIKERLSKLNISTLDISSEYPKEAEIAIVFLALSEEDIQKRLQNIEKILDRYFSDIEYSISYEIL; encoded by the coding sequence TTGCATATAGTAAATCTCTTAATAACCCTAGACCTTCCCTACGTCGAAAGCCTAAAAGGAAGAAGAAAAATCTTAAACTCTATAAAAGAGAGACTCTCAAAATTAAACATCTCCACTTTAGATATCTCAAGTGAATACCCAAAAGAGGCTGAGATTGCAATAGTTTTTTTAGCCTTAAGCGAGGAGGATATTCAAAAAAGATTGCAAAACATTGAAAAAATATTAGATAGATACTTCAGCGATATAGAATACTCAATCTCATACGAAATCCTCTAA